AACtgatattagtaaaaaaattcgTTTGTAAGAACATgtttacaatattaatattaCAAACATGAGGTAACACAATGAGAGGGTCCACAATGTAATAGTTCTTTCCATTTGTTAGTTAATGTTttcaatatttaaaactatacattatataacattgtaatatatattagtgataccaatggcaatcttgtaatatgttagtaaaaaaatgattttaaatatgggTTGAGAAAGGAAACATGTAAGGCTGGTAGGTCAGCATGATATAAGTGTAAATAAGATATCAAAGTAATTTTTCTCTTTAAAGTCGATTCACTTTTAATTCATAAGGGATTTATATAGGATAGCCAACGTGAGAGCACAAACCTGGAGAATAAGTGAAGGTTGTGGAGTTAAGTCTAAACAATCCTCTATTGCTTGAATAACCTGTTGTGAACAAATTGCCAAAAACTTTAATTTGACTCTCGTACTAATTATTTAATGTGCGTgactaatataattaaataggtttttttttgtcagcaattaAATAGGGTTTAGATTTATAAAAGCTTCTTCCTAATTAGGGATATTAGAAGACTATTCAAGCATATACTTTTGTTTGTTAGTAGAAGTTGTGTTTGACCACACGGCTCATATCAactctaatatattaaaaagtattgaggtaaaaaagtttttaactAACCCCTGTTGATTTCAAAATGCTATTAGGATCATTCATGGCCATCCAACCAATTCTCCAACCCGGGACGACCCATCCCTTGGATATGGATCCGAGCGTGATCACTGGAGCTATCGATGCAAAGATCCCCATGGGAATAAAAGGCCTATCTCCATATACAACATGTTTGTATACTTCATCAGATATCACCACTATACCAAGTTTCCTAGCCATCTCGGCAACCTGAAGGTTGGTCCATGCAAATATGGGTATTAGATTATAACTTCTTTACAAAGTTTATGCTTATTGATTATGTGAAAATTACATATACCTTATTGAGATGATCGTAGCTGTAGACATTTCCACAAGGATTGTTGGGATTGATAAGTACCATTGCGACGGTATTCTCATCAGCAGCAGCCTCGAGGCCGTCTAGGTCTATCTCCCAATCTTTTTGGGGAAGGAGATCGTACTTGCGAATCTCAAGGCAACTATAGAGAGCACGAGCATCGTAATGAGGGTAACCCGGCCTTGGAAGCAGAATGTTGGCGACTGAATTTCCGGCTAGTGAATCTATTACAATCTCTATTGCCTGGTTGCAACCACCTGTGATATACACATCCTCCTCCTTCAGCTTCGCTGGAAGCTCTCCGTTTAGATAATCCGCTACCGCCCTGAGAGAACCGGTTAAAGTTAATTAATGAACTATtgatttaaaagttattttgaaagattttgttgtgacaataaataaatttttaaattgaacTCAAACCTTCTAGCTTTTAATATTCCAGGGCTCGGTGCATAAGAGTTAGCCATGCCCGAGCGTGCCGCTGCAGCCACGGCTTCCTCTGCTACGGGGCAAGTCAGAAAGCTGGGAGAGGCGGAGGGATCGCCAGGACTTGGGGCCAAGATGGGTTTCCCGCTGTTCAAGTTGTAGTTTCTGAACATCTTAAAAACAAGCTTTCTCAACGCTACCGCAGCCGCATCACTAGTTGCTGTGTTTCCCTTAAACTGCCAAACATTGCCGTTTGCGTTGCCGTTGTTCGCCATCTTCTCTCGTTTTGATTTTAGATGCTTCTTGTAGTTGTGGGTACATGCTTTTTTTATTGCCAGTCTCGTACCCTTTTTATAGGACCACAAGCAGACTGAACTGCTACGAATTTTCAGCACTATTTTAGCATTCGGAATTTTGACCGATTTAGTATTAGTATGTTTGCCATGACTATTATTTGAAAGACTTTACGTCTCTATCtccttcaaaattttgtttgtcGCAACAAAACCATTGTTCTAAAACAAGCTAGGCGTCGGCGGCAGATAAACCTCTAGCTAATAGCCGCGCGGACGTGTAAATGGAATTTAGatggatatatataaataaaaataataatacatatacaTTAGTTTTCGAAAACTGAACAGagaa
The nucleotide sequence above comes from Brassica napus cultivar Da-Ae chromosome A9, Da-Ae, whole genome shotgun sequence. Encoded proteins:
- the LOC106368591 gene encoding probable aminotransferase TAT3 translates to MANNGNANGNVWQFKGNTATSDAAAVALRKLVFKMFRNYNLNSGKPILAPSPGDPSASPSFLTCPVAEEAVAAAARSGMANSYAPSPGILKARRAVADYLNGELPAKLKEEDVYITGGCNQAIEIVIDSLAGNSVANILLPRPGYPHYDARALYSCLEIRKYDLLPQKDWEIDLDGLEAAADENTVAMVLINPNNPCGNVYSYDHLNKVAEMARKLGIVVISDEVYKHVVYGDRPFIPMGIFASIAPVITLGSISKGWVVPGWRIGWMAMNDPNSILKSTGVIQAIEDCLDLTPQPSLILQEALPDILEKTPKEFFDKKIKAMRQSVEFSCERLKDIPCLFCPKKPESCSYLWVKLDTSMLVNIKNDFEFCMKLVSEESVLLIPGVALGADNWVRISIGTDASVLDEIFDRIKTFYDRHAIRKLPNSMGLLQIYNDQEMEICFS